One stretch of Elusimicrobiales bacterium DNA includes these proteins:
- a CDS encoding UPF0280 family protein, producing the protein MKSPLFVPRAYRDAPAAGRRSFTVCCRDTDLWIAADPVLEPLARREVLARRAELEAYIARRRDFLTALAPLPDDETAPPIVREMMAAARLAGVGPMAAVAGAVAEAVGRRLLESADGVIVENGGDIFLKSGQPAVCEVFAGNSPFSGRLAYEADASAGCGLCTSSGTVGHSLSFGKADAATILCAGAAEADAYATAVGNMIKNRDDIAAALAYVKTQPRIKGCAVIIGDAIGIYGDLRVVKL; encoded by the coding sequence ATGAAATCGCCGCTGTTTGTGCCGCGCGCCTACCGCGACGCGCCTGCCGCAGGCAGGCGCTCGTTCACCGTATGCTGTCGCGATACAGACCTCTGGATAGCGGCGGACCCCGTGCTGGAACCGCTGGCGCGGCGGGAAGTTCTGGCGCGGCGGGCGGAACTGGAAGCATACATCGCCCGCCGCCGGGATTTCCTTACAGCGCTGGCGCCTCTGCCGGATGACGAGACCGCCCCCCCCATAGTCCGCGAAATGATGGCCGCCGCGCGGCTTGCCGGGGTGGGGCCGATGGCGGCGGTGGCCGGGGCCGTGGCGGAGGCTGTGGGCCGCCGGCTGCTGGAATCCGCGGACGGGGTTATCGTGGAAAACGGCGGAGACATATTCCTTAAATCGGGCCAGCCCGCTGTTTGCGAGGTTTTCGCCGGGAATTCGCCTTTTTCCGGCAGGCTGGCCTACGAGGCGGACGCCTCCGCCGGCTGCGGGCTTTGCACGTCTTCCGGCACGGTGGGGCATTCGCTGAGCTTTGGCAAGGCGGACGCCGCTACCATACTCTGCGCCGGCGCGGCAGAGGCCGACGCCTATGCGACCGCCGTCGGAAATATGATAAAAAACAGGGATGATATCGCAGCCGCTCTGGCGTATGTTAAAACTCAGCCCCGCATAAAAGGCTGCGCCGTGATAATCGGCGATGCCATCGGAATCTACGGGGATTTGCGCGTGGTGAAACTATGA
- a CDS encoding YggS family pyridoxal phosphate-dependent enzyme: MTDAALRARISAKLDLVFGRVAAACARAGRSPGEVEVMAVTKYASPLQIGALVEDGRVSVLGESRVQQAEEKWRSPELEAARPRVKLHFIGHLQSNKAGRAAMFFDAVDSIDGMAAASALGRKAEEAGRTVFALIQVKLTGRETQSGVVLEEASRLAGEASAVKGLRVRGYMAIAPQVADPQELRPYFRRLKGLFDADFPQPPSGERNYLSLGMSGDFEVAVEEGSNLPRVGSAIFE; this comes from the coding sequence ATGACTGACGCCGCCCTCCGCGCGCGGATAAGCGCGAAACTGGATTTGGTGTTTGGCAGAGTAGCCGCGGCGTGCGCGCGGGCGGGCCGCAGCCCCGGGGAAGTGGAGGTGATGGCGGTAACAAAATACGCCTCTCCGCTTCAGATAGGGGCTCTTGTAGAGGACGGCAGGGTTTCGGTTCTGGGAGAAAGCCGGGTGCAGCAGGCGGAGGAGAAATGGCGTTCGCCGGAGTTGGAGGCGGCGCGGCCCCGCGTGAAACTGCACTTTATCGGGCATCTCCAGTCCAACAAGGCCGGGCGGGCGGCGATGTTCTTTGACGCGGTGGATTCCATAGACGGCATGGCGGCGGCTTCCGCGCTGGGCCGGAAAGCGGAGGAGGCGGGCAGAACCGTTTTCGCGCTTATCCAGGTCAAGCTGACGGGCAGGGAGACGCAGTCCGGCGTTGTCTTGGAGGAGGCGTCCCGCCTGGCGGGGGAGGCGTCCGCGGTGAAAGGGCTGCGCGTCCGCGGGTACATGGCGATAGCGCCGCAGGTTGCGGACCCGCAGGAACTGAGGCCATATTTCCGCCGGCTGAAGGGGTTGTTTGACGCGGATTTTCCCCAGCCGCCTTCGGGGGAAAGGAATTATCTTTCGCTGGGAATGTCGGGAGATTTTGAAGTGGCCGTGGAGGAAGGCTCGAACCTTCCGCGCGTAGGAAGCGCGATTTTTGAGTGA
- a CDS encoding aspartate kinase, translating to MKNPVVVKFGGSNMKSGRDIRLIVDVVKRYDTPLIVVVSALYGLTERLTEVVRSVKNDAGLISQLRQFLLGTKRDIVAQFIDDPEKMRMVMDKLSARAGELERYLKGIHFLGQTPDFAGDLILSYGERLSSCLLESILRAESVDCEEALPEEIGLFTDGEFRNASVDFAASRSRVRRRLRRDKVYVVPGFYGISPDGKVNLLGRGGSDYSAAAIARCVDAKSLDIWKDVDGFMSADPKAVPGARPVRRLSYREASELAYFGAKILHPRTMEPLAGAGIPIRIFNIHGRPGADAVSLIDGRISASKSVVKSVASTERLGVLHLGGPGLGTKPGILAKATAALDAAGINIKSVITAQTAITILLSDEDLPPALKAIGRLGIAAVASVSGDGDAALVAVVGEGIRDRHGILSRVTRALAAQGINIKMTASGPSEVAAYLVVGRRDRRRAEAAIHREFFKARKL from the coding sequence ATGAAAAATCCAGTGGTGGTCAAATTCGGCGGCTCCAACATGAAAAGCGGGCGCGACATCCGGCTGATTGTGGATGTCGTCAAACGTTACGACACTCCGCTTATCGTCGTCGTTTCCGCGCTTTACGGCCTGACCGAGAGGCTGACGGAGGTGGTGCGCTCGGTCAAAAATGACGCGGGGCTTATCTCGCAGCTGCGGCAGTTCCTGCTTGGCACAAAGCGCGACATCGTGGCGCAGTTCATAGACGACCCGGAAAAGATGCGGATGGTGATGGACAAGCTCTCCGCCCGCGCGGGCGAGCTGGAGCGTTATCTTAAAGGCATTCATTTTCTGGGGCAGACGCCGGATTTCGCCGGAGACCTGATACTGAGCTACGGCGAGCGGCTTTCCTCCTGCCTGCTGGAGTCCATACTGCGCGCCGAATCCGTTGACTGCGAGGAGGCCCTGCCGGAGGAGATAGGCCTTTTCACCGACGGCGAGTTCAGAAACGCCAGCGTGGATTTCGCGGCTTCGCGTTCGCGCGTGCGGCGGCGGCTGCGCCGGGACAAAGTGTATGTGGTGCCGGGGTTCTACGGCATCTCGCCCGACGGGAAGGTGAATCTGCTGGGGCGCGGCGGCAGCGATTATTCGGCTGCGGCCATAGCCCGCTGCGTGGACGCCAAATCCCTGGACATCTGGAAGGACGTAGACGGCTTCATGAGCGCCGACCCCAAAGCCGTGCCGGGCGCGCGGCCCGTGCGGCGGCTTTCGTACCGGGAGGCGTCGGAGCTGGCCTATTTCGGCGCGAAAATACTGCACCCGCGCACCATGGAGCCGCTGGCGGGGGCGGGCATACCCATACGGATATTCAATATCCACGGCAGGCCTGGGGCGGACGCCGTGTCGCTGATAGACGGGCGGATTTCCGCAAGCAAATCGGTTGTTAAAAGCGTGGCCTCAACCGAGCGGCTGGGGGTGCTGCATCTTGGCGGGCCGGGGCTGGGCACAAAGCCCGGCATTCTGGCAAAGGCCACCGCCGCGCTGGACGCCGCGGGGATAAACATAAAATCCGTAATTACCGCGCAGACGGCCATCACCATACTGCTTTCCGACGAGGATTTGCCCCCCGCGCTCAAGGCCATAGGCCGGCTCGGCATAGCGGCGGTGGCTTCCGTTTCAGGCGACGGCGACGCGGCGCTGGTGGCGGTGGTGGGAGAAGGGATACGCGACAGGCACGGAATACTCTCGCGTGTAACAAGGGCGCTGGCCGCGCAGGGGATAAACATCAAGATGACGGCATCAGGTCCGTCGGAGGTTGCGGCCTATCTGGTGGTCGGGCGGCGCGACCGGCGCCGCGCCGAAGCCGCCATCCACCGCGAGTTCTTCAAAGCCAGAAAGCTCTGA